In the Leptospiraceae bacterium genome, one interval contains:
- the gltB gene encoding glutamate synthase large subunit, with the protein MSQSLLNYYPESQGMVDPSLDKDSCGVGFIANLKGIKSREIIDKGIKLMCNLEHRGAEGADPKTGDGAGIMIQIPDKFFRQNLSFELPPVGDYAVGVLFLSQNWEIREAIEIIIEKVIVDEGEEFLGFRDVPIHPEFAGTIASKTLPVFKQVFIGKKSKSIKTQDEFERKLFLIRRLIDRRIRAEYKLNRGQYYVPSFSSRTIVYKGMLLGNQLKPFFEDLKSPDIESAFCLTHTRFSTNTFPTWDLAHPYRMIAHNGEINTLRGNINWMAARQMVMESPLYGDELKRMLPIVMEGQSDTATFDTVLELLVMGGRSLPHAIMMMIPEAWSKNKEMDPDKKAFYEYHACLMEPWDGPSAIAFTDGRIIGATLDRNGLRPARYIITEDDEIIFGSEAGVLNVPTEKILKQDRLKPGRILLIDLEKGQILDDEEVKKQISTQKPYREWVEEKMVRLTSLADTHTAIAVDHNTILERQRVFGYTREDIVSVIKPMALNGEEPVGSMGIDVSLPVLSEHPQPLFRYFKQNFAQVTNPPIDPIREELVMELTTYIGPEGNLLSETPEHAHRLELEHPILSNEDFEKVKNINISQEHFKAITLPILFDPLKKHNMRNNLDHVCIQAANAVRNGYNLIILTDRGVSKEKAPIPSLLAVAGLHHYLIRTGLRTKAGIVLESGEPREVAHFALLCGYGANAINPYLAFETLADLIRDEDFEGEKDFQNAKKKYIKSIGKGLLKILSKMGISTLQSYCGAQIFEAVGLDSELISHYFTGTMTRIEGLSLEMLEQETCKRHFQAYNPVWYPNSLDPGGFHYYRKNGDHHIFNPITIHKLQEATKNGDYKTYKEFSKSVDDQREKLVTLRSMFEIDYSKSNPIPIEEVESVSAIVKRFQTGAMSHGSISWEAHTTLAIGMNRIGAKSNTGEGGEDPVRFKTLPNGDSMRSSIKQVASARFGVTMDYLVNADDLQIKMAQGAKPGEGGQLPGHKVDSYIGSLRYATPGVSLISPPPHHDIYSIEDLKQLIFDLKNSNPSARISVKLVSEVGVGTVAAGVAKAHADHILISGYDGGTGASPISSIHNTGTPWELGLSEAHQTLVANGLRDRVYLAVDGKILTGKDVIIGALLGAEEFGFATSALITVGCIMMRKCHLNTCPTGVATQDEKLRANFTGKPENVVNYMQFVAEEVREIMAKLGVRTFKDLIGNVEKIQFIRQRNHWKARGLDFTRVLNRPISIYSSDMYRTKEQKHGLDKQIDNELLRKSRAAIDYKKPVKIEMNVINLNRSVGTMLSGEVTRKYGLEGLPEDTIEVMFTGTAGQSFGAFLVKGITFRLVGEANDYVGKGLCGGKLIIQTPAKAKYNAEENILIGNTCFYGATSGIAFIHGLAGERFCVRNSGAVVVVEGVGDHGCEYMTGGRVVVLGAIGRNFAAGMSGGIAYIYNIEGKINSLINQEMVDLESFSSDSEKDEIQAKILDHYKYTGSQRAKLILENWEKESKKFIRVIPRDYKKALEKENQTLKKQEVIHG; encoded by the coding sequence ATGAGCCAATCTTTATTGAATTATTATCCTGAATCGCAAGGGATGGTTGATCCTTCTCTCGATAAAGACTCTTGTGGTGTTGGCTTTATCGCTAATTTAAAAGGAATTAAATCACGCGAAATCATTGACAAAGGAATAAAACTAATGTGCAACCTTGAGCACAGAGGTGCTGAAGGAGCTGACCCGAAAACTGGAGACGGTGCAGGGATAATGATTCAAATTCCTGATAAGTTTTTTCGGCAAAATCTATCTTTCGAACTACCTCCTGTTGGAGACTATGCTGTAGGCGTTTTATTTCTTTCTCAAAACTGGGAAATCAGAGAAGCAATCGAAATTATTATTGAAAAAGTAATCGTTGATGAAGGCGAAGAATTTTTAGGTTTTCGAGATGTTCCCATTCACCCTGAATTTGCAGGTACAATTGCTTCTAAAACTCTTCCTGTTTTCAAACAAGTATTTATCGGAAAAAAATCAAAATCTATAAAAACACAAGACGAGTTTGAAAGAAAGTTATTTTTGATTAGGAGACTCATTGACAGAAGGATTCGTGCAGAATATAAACTGAATAGAGGTCAATACTATGTTCCAAGTTTTTCATCAAGAACCATTGTATATAAAGGAATGCTTCTTGGAAATCAACTGAAACCATTTTTTGAAGATTTAAAATCTCCTGATATTGAGTCTGCATTTTGCCTAACGCACACTAGATTTTCTACAAACACATTCCCTACTTGGGATCTGGCTCATCCCTATCGAATGATCGCACATAATGGTGAGATCAACACTTTAAGAGGAAATATAAACTGGATGGCTGCAAGGCAGATGGTCATGGAATCTCCACTCTACGGAGATGAGCTAAAAAGAATGTTACCAATTGTAATGGAAGGACAATCGGATACAGCAACATTTGATACAGTATTGGAGCTACTTGTTATGGGTGGAAGAAGTTTGCCACATGCAATTATGATGATGATCCCGGAAGCATGGTCAAAAAATAAAGAAATGGATCCGGATAAGAAAGCGTTCTACGAATACCATGCTTGCTTAATGGAGCCTTGGGATGGTCCCTCTGCAATAGCATTTACCGATGGAAGAATTATTGGAGCAACATTAGACAGAAACGGACTAAGACCGGCAAGGTATATAATTACTGAAGACGATGAAATTATTTTTGGCTCTGAGGCAGGTGTATTAAATGTTCCGACAGAAAAAATCCTAAAACAAGACAGGCTAAAACCCGGAAGAATCCTGCTAATAGATTTAGAAAAAGGACAGATATTAGACGACGAAGAAGTAAAAAAGCAAATCTCCACACAAAAGCCCTACAGAGAATGGGTAGAAGAAAAAATGGTTCGTCTTACAAGCCTTGCAGACACCCACACAGCTATAGCAGTTGATCACAATACAATTTTAGAAAGGCAAAGAGTGTTTGGATATACAAGAGAAGACATTGTTTCAGTAATCAAACCGATGGCTCTTAATGGTGAAGAGCCTGTAGGCTCAATGGGGATCGATGTGTCTCTTCCCGTATTGTCTGAACACCCTCAACCATTGTTTAGATACTTTAAACAAAACTTTGCTCAAGTTACAAATCCACCTATTGATCCTATTCGAGAAGAATTAGTCATGGAGTTGACTACATACATAGGACCCGAAGGAAACCTACTGAGTGAAACCCCGGAGCACGCTCATAGATTGGAATTAGAGCATCCGATTCTATCCAACGAAGATTTCGAAAAAGTAAAAAATATCAATATTAGTCAAGAGCATTTTAAAGCAATCACTTTGCCGATTCTTTTTGATCCTTTGAAAAAGCACAATATGCGTAACAATCTGGATCACGTATGTATTCAGGCAGCCAATGCAGTTCGGAATGGTTACAATCTGATTATCTTAACCGATAGAGGGGTATCAAAAGAAAAAGCACCTATCCCGAGTTTACTTGCTGTTGCAGGGTTACACCACTATTTGATCCGGACCGGACTTCGCACAAAAGCAGGAATCGTTTTGGAAAGTGGGGAGCCGAGAGAGGTGGCGCACTTTGCACTTCTTTGCGGGTATGGAGCCAACGCAATCAACCCATATCTTGCTTTTGAAACTTTAGCAGACCTGATTCGAGATGAAGATTTTGAAGGAGAAAAAGATTTTCAAAACGCCAAAAAAAAATATATAAAATCCATAGGGAAGGGGCTACTAAAGATTCTTAGCAAAATGGGAATTTCCACTCTACAGTCATATTGTGGTGCACAAATCTTTGAAGCAGTCGGGTTGGACTCTGAATTGATCAGTCACTATTTTACCGGTACAATGACAAGGATAGAAGGACTTTCTTTAGAAATGTTGGAGCAAGAGACTTGCAAAAGACACTTTCAGGCATACAACCCGGTTTGGTATCCAAATTCATTAGACCCCGGAGGATTTCACTACTATAGAAAAAATGGCGATCACCATATATTCAATCCAATTACAATTCACAAATTGCAAGAAGCCACGAAAAATGGGGACTACAAAACTTATAAAGAATTTTCAAAGTCGGTTGATGACCAGCGAGAAAAATTAGTCACTCTTAGAAGCATGTTTGAAATAGATTACTCCAAAAGTAATCCAATCCCGATCGAAGAAGTAGAAAGCGTTTCTGCAATAGTGAAAAGATTTCAAACAGGTGCGATGAGTCATGGTTCGATTTCTTGGGAAGCCCACACTACTCTTGCAATCGGCATGAATAGAATTGGTGCAAAGTCAAATACCGGAGAAGGCGGAGAAGACCCTGTTCGTTTTAAAACTTTACCAAACGGAGACTCTATGCGTTCCTCAATCAAGCAGGTAGCCTCTGCAAGGTTTGGGGTGACCATGGATTATTTGGTGAATGCAGATGACTTACAGATAAAAATGGCGCAAGGAGCCAAACCCGGTGAAGGTGGGCAATTACCCGGACACAAGGTTGACTCTTACATCGGTAGTTTACGTTATGCGACACCGGGCGTTTCATTGATCTCTCCTCCTCCTCACCACGATATCTATTCCATAGAAGACTTAAAACAATTGATATTTGATTTGAAAAATTCCAATCCAAGTGCAAGAATTTCTGTGAAGTTAGTTTCTGAAGTGGGAGTCGGAACGGTTGCGGCAGGTGTTGCAAAAGCACACGCAGACCATATTTTAATTTCAGGTTATGACGGTGGAACAGGTGCAAGCCCAATCTCCTCCATACACAATACCGGAACTCCTTGGGAACTTGGCTTATCGGAGGCTCATCAAACTTTAGTTGCCAACGGTCTTAGAGATAGAGTGTATCTTGCCGTGGACGGTAAAATTCTTACAGGGAAAGACGTAATTATAGGTGCACTTCTCGGAGCAGAAGAATTCGGGTTTGCTACATCTGCTTTGATAACAGTCGGGTGTATTATGATGAGAAAATGTCATCTGAACACTTGTCCAACCGGGGTTGCGACTCAAGATGAAAAACTCAGAGCAAATTTTACAGGGAAACCAGAAAACGTAGTGAACTATATGCAATTCGTCGCAGAAGAAGTCAGAGAGATAATGGCAAAGCTCGGAGTCCGAACTTTCAAAGATCTTATCGGAAATGTCGAAAAAATTCAATTCATTCGCCAAAGAAATCACTGGAAAGCCAGAGGCTTGGATTTTACGAGAGTTTTGAATCGACCTATTTCAATATATTCATCCGACATGTACAGAACCAAAGAGCAAAAACATGGGTTGGACAAACAAATAGACAATGAGTTATTGAGAAAATCCAGAGCAGCCATCGACTACAAAAAACCTGTAAAAATCGAAATGAATGTAATTAACTTAAACAGGTCTGTAGGCACAATGCTTTCAGGTGAAGTTACCCGAAAATATGGTTTGGAAGGATTGCCCGAAGATACGATAGAGGTAATGTTTACAGGAACGGCGGGTCAATCTTTTGGTGCATTTTTAGTGAAAGGAATCACATTTCGACTTGTAGGAGAAGCTAACGACTATGTAGGGAAAGGTCTTTGTGGCGGAAAATTAATTATCCAAACTCCTGCAAAGGCAAAATACAATGCAGAAGAAAATATCCTAATCGGAAATACTTGTTTCTATGGTGCAACATCTGGTATAGCTTTTATCCATGGTCTTGCAGGAGAAAGATTTTGTGTTAGAAATTCAGGAGCGGTTGTAGTCGTAGAGGGAGTTGGTGACCACGGTTGCGAATACATGACCGGTGGAAGAGTTGTAGTGCTTGGGGCTATAGGAAGAAATTTTGCAGCAGGAATGTCTGGAGGAATTGCATATATCTATAATATAGAAGGAAAAATCAACTCGCTTATAAATCAGGAAATGGTGGACTTAGAATCTTTTTCATCAGATTCAGAGAAAGATGAAATTCAAGCCAAGATTTTAGATCATTACAAATATACCGGATCACAAAGAGCAAAACTAATTTTAGAAAACTGGGAAAAGGAATCTAAAAAATTCATTCGAGTTATTCCAAGGGATTATAAAAAAGCACTCGAAAAAGAAAACCAAACTCTAAAAAAACAGGAGGTGATACATGGGTAA
- a CDS encoding glutamate synthase subunit beta: protein MGKITGFMEFTRTASKKKAVSDRIKNFKEFEEPFDLETLKVQGARCMDCGVPFCQGDTGCPVDNLIPEFNELVYKEKMKDAWENLESTNNFPEFTGRLCPAPCESACTLGIISDPVSIKMIERTIIDNAWENSWVIPKPSVFKSDKKVAIIGSGPAGLAAAQQLARAGHEVTVFEKNDRIGGLIRYGIPDFKFEKSHIDKRVEQMQKEGVIFKTKVHVGIDIQTKSLYSDYDAVVLAIGSEVPRDLKLEGRNLKGIYFAMDFLVRSNKKNAGDDVSDFISAKNKHVIVIGGGDTGSDCVGTSNRHGAKSITQIELFPESPKQRDPSTPWPLYPKIFRVSTSHEEGVVRKWSINTLGFRGNSKGEVESIYGNQVENKDGKFIPISGSEFELPADLVFLAMGFVHPVKSGLLSDLQDMGMEFDSHGNVKASFGLKEGSFSTTLNKVFACGDVRRGQSLIVWAISEGRKCADQVHSYLMKI, encoded by the coding sequence ATGGGTAAAATCACCGGATTTATGGAATTTACGAGAACTGCATCAAAAAAGAAAGCTGTTTCAGATCGAATTAAGAATTTCAAAGAATTTGAAGAGCCTTTTGATTTAGAAACACTGAAAGTCCAAGGAGCCAGATGTATGGATTGCGGGGTTCCATTCTGCCAAGGAGACACTGGATGCCCTGTAGATAATCTAATACCTGAATTTAATGAATTAGTTTATAAAGAGAAAATGAAAGATGCTTGGGAAAATTTAGAGTCAACAAATAATTTTCCTGAATTTACAGGACGGCTTTGCCCTGCTCCCTGTGAAAGCGCCTGCACTCTCGGTATTATTTCAGATCCGGTTTCTATTAAAATGATTGAGAGAACGATTATAGACAACGCATGGGAAAATTCTTGGGTCATCCCAAAGCCTTCTGTATTTAAGTCAGACAAAAAAGTAGCCATTATTGGCTCAGGCCCTGCCGGATTAGCGGCAGCCCAACAACTTGCCAGAGCCGGACACGAGGTGACAGTCTTTGAAAAAAATGACAGAATCGGAGGACTCATACGTTATGGGATACCGGATTTTAAATTTGAAAAATCTCACATAGACAAACGAGTAGAACAGATGCAAAAAGAAGGAGTAATCTTTAAGACAAAGGTGCACGTAGGAATAGATATACAAACAAAATCACTCTATTCGGATTATGATGCAGTTGTCCTCGCTATTGGGTCTGAGGTCCCGAGAGATTTGAAACTTGAAGGTCGAAACTTGAAAGGAATCTATTTTGCAATGGACTTTTTAGTTAGGAGCAATAAAAAAAATGCAGGAGACGATGTAAGTGATTTTATTTCCGCAAAAAACAAACACGTAATCGTAATCGGTGGAGGAGATACCGGATCAGATTGTGTAGGCACATCCAACCGACACGGGGCAAAATCTATTACCCAAATTGAGTTATTTCCTGAGTCCCCAAAACAGAGAGACCCTTCCACTCCTTGGCCACTGTACCCTAAAATTTTCAGAGTATCGACCTCGCATGAAGAAGGAGTCGTCCGAAAATGGTCAATCAACACTCTTGGGTTCAGAGGAAACTCTAAGGGAGAAGTAGAAAGTATTTACGGAAATCAAGTTGAAAACAAAGACGGTAAATTTATTCCAATCAGTGGTTCTGAATTTGAACTCCCCGCAGATCTTGTATTTTTAGCGATGGGATTTGTACACCCTGTAAAATCCGGTTTGCTCTCAGATTTACAGGATATGGGAATGGAGTTTGACTCGCATGGTAACGTAAAAGCAAGTTTTGGATTAAAAGAAGGCTCATTTTCAACTACATTAAACAAGGTTTTTGCTTGTGGGGACGTTAGGCGCGGACAGAGTCTGATTGTATGGGCAATTTCTGAAGGAAGAAAATGTGCAGACCAAGTACACAGCTATCTGATGAAAATTTAA
- a CDS encoding SUMF1/EgtB/PvdO family nonheme iron enzyme, which translates to MENYSMQKSITVIFIIFHLAVYSETEKSSYTEKRRSMLWQGDVTSVYPEKGKMAISLFHSPKNILFEDFKKDLLNQKKFTLWQKGTDKKIGSFWVRSVIQEEKNKYKYFVRVTGDFKSSSTALKKLVSTNVYIAAFGDETLYVEPLRYFDNRITPPVKTYIHPKDKKEMLFVESGFFIYGQGKNALLDNYNPNFYTPSENNLGDIPSFYMDKYEVTNQEYDKYLKETNSPYPLHWVAGNFPKEEKNHPVNNLSYREVEGYAVWAGKRLPTEWEWEKAARGMGYFSQTNRDESVNYEIKDTRFPFSDKFDPELCNTRETGIGKTVSVYELSEKGQSPYGIIGMCGNVSEWTSSWYDAYPNHYIKNHSFGKQFKVIRGGAFYDTAKQATVYYRGFGGIPNLAKDRKAGFRLVIDSKSN; encoded by the coding sequence ATAGAGAATTATTCTATGCAAAAGAGTATTACCGTAATTTTTATTATTTTCCATCTAGCTGTTTATTCTGAAACAGAAAAGTCTTCTTACACCGAAAAAAGAAGAAGTATGCTGTGGCAAGGGGATGTTACCTCTGTTTATCCAGAAAAAGGGAAGATGGCGATTTCTTTATTTCACTCACCCAAAAATATACTTTTTGAAGACTTTAAAAAAGACTTATTGAATCAGAAGAAATTCACACTATGGCAAAAAGGAACCGACAAAAAAATCGGAAGTTTTTGGGTAAGATCGGTAATTCAAGAAGAGAAAAACAAATATAAGTATTTTGTAAGAGTGACAGGGGACTTTAAGTCGAGTTCAACTGCTTTAAAAAAGTTGGTTTCGACCAACGTATATATCGCTGCCTTTGGAGATGAAACTTTATATGTGGAGCCGTTACGATATTTCGACAACAGAATCACCCCTCCTGTAAAAACCTATATACATCCAAAGGACAAAAAAGAAATGCTTTTTGTAGAAAGTGGTTTTTTTATCTATGGTCAAGGAAAAAATGCTCTATTAGATAATTATAATCCGAATTTTTATACACCAAGTGAAAATAACTTGGGAGATATTCCTTCTTTTTATATGGATAAGTACGAGGTCACAAATCAAGAGTACGATAAGTATCTAAAGGAAACCAATTCACCCTACCCGCTCCATTGGGTTGCAGGGAATTTTCCGAAAGAAGAAAAAAATCATCCTGTCAATAATTTGAGTTATAGAGAAGTAGAAGGTTACGCTGTGTGGGCAGGGAAGAGATTGCCTACAGAATGGGAATGGGAAAAAGCCGCAAGAGGAATGGGCTATTTTTCACAAACAAATCGAGACGAATCCGTAAATTATGAAATCAAAGATACCCGTTTTCCGTTTTCCGATAAATTTGATCCAGAATTATGCAATACAAGAGAAACTGGAATCGGAAAAACTGTTTCCGTTTACGAACTTTCTGAAAAAGGACAAAGTCCTTATGGCATTATCGGAATGTGCGGAAATGTTTCTGAATGGACATCGAGTTGGTATGACGCGTATCCAAATCATTATATAAAAAATCACTCTTTCGGTAAACAATTCAAAGTGATTCGCGGAGGTGCATTCTATGATACTGCAAAACAGGCTACAGTTTATTATAGAGGCTTTGGAGGAATCCCCAATCTCGCAAAAGATCGTAAAGCCGGGTTTAGATTAGTCATAGACTCAAAATCTAATTGA
- a CDS encoding thioredoxin family protein, whose protein sequence is MNSKLKFFSIFLFLFSTSVFADAESGSAISKLNIWIESHLQQDDFGAFSFLLLFLGGFIASLLPCTYPLYPITAEILKTRSSSNKILHPLIYFFGLSFIYMIFGILAGFSGGAFNTILRQPEINLAIAIVIFLLGLSSMEFLHIPIFKPKNIGADSKSVSGTFLLGMGAGLLSSPCVGPIVVTILLHLTVSQNEISILSLSITSFKMLFFGMGVGLPFFAIGILGFKLPKSGSWMKWIQYILAAFIFYFAYTYFEKSMDTLGFTKPESNRILLAFVIFLISVYLFQSEEELRYIKMKKAVTLTGILFAIVILYKISNSLSEGKTKSANPAIESSIEEHGNLKWYRAHKMVFEKAREENKKIFIDFYADWCSNCKKFQSLTLSDKELNHALSETILYKIYDTDPEFEEYAKQKEYSELKIGLPFFVILDKEGKLIFKTTDYLRTRDMIRFLKE, encoded by the coding sequence ATGAATTCTAAACTAAAATTTTTCTCTATATTTCTATTTCTATTTTCCACAAGTGTATTTGCCGATGCTGAAAGTGGTAGTGCCATTTCAAAATTAAATATATGGATTGAGTCCCATTTACAACAAGATGACTTTGGCGCATTTTCTTTTCTTTTGCTTTTCTTGGGTGGATTTATTGCAAGCCTATTACCGTGCACTTACCCACTGTATCCAATCACTGCAGAAATACTTAAAACACGAAGCAGCTCAAATAAAATACTTCATCCATTGATTTATTTTTTCGGGCTTTCTTTTATTTATATGATTTTTGGTATTCTTGCCGGTTTTAGCGGGGGTGCATTCAATACTATTTTAAGACAACCTGAAATTAATTTAGCTATCGCTATAGTGATATTCCTTCTCGGTCTTTCTTCGATGGAATTTTTACACATTCCGATATTCAAACCTAAAAACATTGGAGCTGATTCAAAAAGTGTCTCTGGTACTTTTCTTTTGGGGATGGGGGCCGGACTACTTTCTTCTCCTTGTGTCGGACCTATCGTAGTTACCATTTTATTGCATCTAACAGTGTCCCAAAATGAAATTTCTATTTTATCGTTATCTATCACTTCATTCAAAATGCTATTTTTTGGAATGGGAGTAGGTTTGCCTTTTTTTGCAATCGGAATACTTGGATTCAAACTTCCTAAATCGGGGAGCTGGATGAAATGGATACAATATATACTAGCAGCTTTTATTTTTTATTTTGCCTATACCTATTTTGAAAAATCAATGGATACATTAGGCTTCACGAAACCTGAGAGTAACCGGATACTTCTGGCTTTTGTGATTTTTTTAATCTCTGTGTATTTATTTCAATCTGAAGAAGAGTTGCGATATATAAAAATGAAAAAAGCAGTTACCCTGACAGGGATTTTGTTTGCTATTGTAATTCTCTACAAAATTTCTAATTCACTTTCTGAGGGTAAGACCAAAAGTGCTAACCCTGCAATAGAATCTTCCATAGAAGAGCACGGGAATTTGAAATGGTACAGAGCACACAAAATGGTTTTCGAGAAAGCCCGTGAAGAAAATAAAAAAATCTTCATCGACTTTTATGCTGACTGGTGCTCTAATTGCAAAAAATTCCAAAGCCTGACTTTAAGCGATAAGGAATTGAATCACGCTCTAAGTGAGACAATTCTTTACAAGATTTACGATACAGATCCGGAATTTGAAGAGTATGCAAAACAAAAAGAATATTCTGAATTAAAAATAGGACTTCCCTTTTTTGTAATTTTAGATAAAGAAGGAAAGCTGATTTTTAAAACTACGGATTATTTGAGAACAAGAGATATGATACGATTTCTAAAAGAGTAG